A region of the Scatophagus argus isolate fScaArg1 chromosome 14, fScaArg1.pri, whole genome shotgun sequence genome:
CTGAATATGACAGACGTGAATGATGAATATTGATCCTGATGGACAGCAGGTTTCTTCAGTATTTGGGCCTCTTCACATCcaccctgaaacacaaacacacgttgACCAACTggtttccattttctctctgctaGTAGAACTGATTGGTTGAGCTCCAACATCTTTATGACTGTGATAAAtattgtgattggctgagcagATGATGAGctacagaaaacaggaagtgctcacccatcagcctccatcttcttcctcttctcaaTGATCTGAAACACGGATAGCATTTagcatctgtttgtttgtttactgtctgATTACAGACTGTTTATTGCTTCAACATGCTCTGTCGAGTCTCACCGCGCTGATCTTCTTCCACTGTCGGTCCAGTTCCGCCTTCTCGTTGGTCTCTTTGAAGCGCCGCGTCTTCCTGCCTTCAGACATCTTGATGCCATACTGGAAGGCAGCCCTGCAGGgacaaacatcatcatcaacacacaAGCAGCAGACCATTTTGTTGACCAGGACAAATGAAAGGCGGGCAGTTCAAAGTCACACAGCCTGACTGAACCTGTGAGTCAGAGCTGagggataaacacacacatacttaggCAGTGCCTCCTTGTTGTTCATGTAGTCTGAATATTCCTCCTGAGTGTCAAAGTCCCAGCGACCCAGCGGACCCTTTTTATTCCCctgaaacagaacaaacagcactcacttcctgttcccTCCTTCACATTAAAGCTCACAGACAATCATTAATATCAGAACTGCTGAACTGTGACAGagtgagctgcagtgaaacagcgccccctgctgcaGCGTcatttaaacacaataaaaaccaTTCAGAAAGTAGTTTTATTATTGTCctaataaaatacaacattagACAGGAAGATTTCTCTTTTCCATCTCATCTCCAGTAACAACTAAACTCCACAATATAAAAAGGCGTGTTTTCCGTTTGAAAAGTGCAAACAGAGGAAGACCATCAGCCACCACCTTCCTGAAGCACTCACACTACAACGGGTTGGTCAGTTTCTCTAAAACGATGAATTCATTGTTAATGGAGCAGTGATGCATGCTGGGAGCTGTAGTTACCTGGTCCATCTTACTGTAGTCCACCTCCTCATCACTGTCCACAGCCAGGTCATCCATCCTGCACACACGAACACAGTACATACTCATGACTGCATGACTGACTGAGTCTAACTCCACACTGCCCCTAGTGGCTGCGAGTGTCTTAGCCTCTTAGCACAACTAGCCTGGATAGCAAAGCGGTACATGTTCACCTAGCTGTGAAATCACTGCTCTGAAATAAACAGCAATGCTACCACTGTGGTTAGCATCTCTAGCTAGAAATGGTGGCTATGTGTGCTGACAACATAGAAGCTAatgattagtgtgtgtgtgtgtgtgtcttacgtTGCGGGGTAACACTCTGCATATGAGTTGGATCCTCCAAAGAAATCTCCCAGCTGTTCTTTACCATCTCTCCTCTGAGAACCAGTTCAACGTAGTTAAGGAAAAGTACTGCTGTAATACTACACACACTATTGCGctactgtgcacacacactgcactcgTGTTAACTCCTTGTGTTACAGAAGGATATGGCTCCTGGCCCTGCCATTGGCTGCCTGCTGCTCCAGCAAACTTCTCATTGATCATCTTGATCTGCTCTCTGACTGACCCAGGACCTGaggacaaacaggcagacagttCATAAATGTCTTGTTAGTTAATTTATCAGTTAACGTTTTAAGTTAATGATGAGCTGTGACTCACCTGTGTCCACCTCCatgacctgcagacacacagacagatggacagacagacagttagtttcagacaataataataattaataaatagaagactggcgtgtgtgtgtttgtgtgtgtatgtgtgtgtatgcaggacCTGATGTTCGTCTCCTCGTGGCTTCTCAAAGTAGCTGTGTCTCCTGCTCTTGCCGtcatcctccctgtctctctctctgtctctgtctctgtctcggtgtctgtctttgtctttgggAGGTTTAGAGGATGAGCTGGTGGACAGGATGTAGTCCCCGACGTCGTCAAAGATactaaaagacaaacagagacactcAGTCTGACTGTTGTCAGACATTTACAGCTAAATGCTGTACTGGTGTGAACTGACCTCAGGTCAGCCTCAGGGGCCCTCTTCTCATCCAGTTTacctaaaacacaaacagagttATGACTGACATCAGCCGTCCTACAGCAGGTCTTCACCGTCACTCCTCTAACTTAGCATCTAAAATAACGGCTTCAGGTGTTAGTCAATCATTTGTTGATTATTTCGTTGATCAATCGATCAgttgtttggtctataaaatgtttcCCAAAGCCCAAGATGATGTCCTCAACCCAAAGACTTGATTTGAGTTTGCTCAGGTGTTGCTGTGGTGTTTCCACAGCTGCTCACAGAGATACTCGACAAACTCCACAGTCATACAGACTTACCTTtgtccttcttcttcatcttcttgtGTCGCGTTCCCTGCCTGAGGTAGGACAGGATCTGAGTCAGCTTCGAGATCACAATGTCATTCGTGGTCAGAGTCGTCTGagcctgaacacacaaacaca
Encoded here:
- the ik gene encoding protein Red, encoding MPETESYSNPLAPEGHELDDHRAAAQSKLTNDDFRKLLMTPRAAPSSAPPSKSRHHEMPRDYNEDEDPAARRRKKKSYYAKLRQQEMERERELAEKYRDRARERRDGVNKDYEETELISTTANYRAVGPTAEADKSAAEKRRQLIQESKFLGGDMEHTHLVKGLDFALLQKVRAEITSKEKEEEDMMEKVQKETKKDIEPEEKIEFKTRLGRNIYRVVFRSGQVERNELFLPGRMAYVVDLDDEFTDTDIPTTLIRSKADCPSMEAQTTLTTNDIVISKLTQILSYLRQGTRHKKMKKKDKGKLDEKRAPEADLSIFDDVGDYILSTSSSSKPPKDKDRHRDRDRDRERDREDDGKSRRHSYFEKPRGDEHQVMEVDTGPGSVREQIKMINEKFAGAAGSQWQGQEPGSQRRDGKEQLGDFFGGSNSYAECYPATMDDLAVDSDEEVDYSKMDQGNKKGPLGRWDFDTQEEYSDYMNNKEALPKAAFQYGIKMSEGRKTRRFKETNEKAELDRQWKKISAIIEKRKKMEADGVDVKRPKY